Within Pseudomonas tructae, the genomic segment AAGCCCGAGCACCTCGAGCGTCAGGAGCTGATCGGCCTGGAGCGCAATCGTGCCGATGGCCTGCTCTATGGCGCGGCGACCTTTCGCAACTCGTACCGCCAACGCTCGGTGTATGCCTATGGCGGCAAAGTTTGGAATCATGGCCACTGGCCTGTCTATGCCAAGGTCAGCGGCGGATTGCTGCACGGTTATCGCGGAGATTATCGCGACAATATTCTGCTCAACCGCTTCGGTGTGGCGCCATCGATCATTCCGTCGCTGGGTATACGCCTGGGGCCTGTCGGCCTGGAAGCTGTGCTGCTGGGGGGCAATGCAATGATGGTGAACGCCGGTTATCGCTTCAAGTAAGCCTGCCGAATGAAAAAGCCCGATGTCATGGCATCGGGCTTTTTCGCGTAGCGTGACTCAGGCGTCGAGCAGAATCGAGATGCCGGTCATTTCGGCGGGTTTTTCCAGGCCCAGCAACTTGAGCATGGTCGGTGCCACATCGGCCAGTACACCGCCTTCGCGGACCTGCACCTTGCGCTTGCCGACATAGATGAACGGTACCGGCTCGGTGGTGTGCGCGGTGTGCGCCTGGCCGGTGCATTCGTCTTCCATTTGCTCGACGTTGCCGTGGTCGGCGGTGATCAGCGCTTCGCCGCCAACTTTGTCCAGCGCCTCGACGATGCGCCCGACGCAGCCATCCAGTGCTTCGACCGCCTTGACCGCCGCGTCAAACACACCACTGTGGCCGACCATGTCGCCGTTGGCGTAGTTGACCACGATCACGTCGTAGCGCTGCTGCTCGATGGCCTCGACAATGCGGTCGGTCACTTCCGGCGCGCTCATCTCCGGCTGCAGGTCGTAAGTGGCGACCTTCGGTGACGGGATAAGGATGCGCTCTTCGCCTTCGAACGGCTCTTCACGGCCACCGGAGAAAAAGAAGGTGACGTGGGCGTACTTCTCGGTTTCGGCGATGCGCAGCTG encodes:
- a CDS encoding sn-glycerol-3-phosphate transporter; its protein translation is MPIFKRFNLPCRWLFRAMLTVAAIAPVSAAVAEEGSWYLQTSLYTRHFNPKPEHLERQELIGLERNRADGLLYGAATFRNSYRQRSVYAYGGKVWNHGHWPVYAKVSGGLLHGYRGDYRDNILLNRFGVAPSIIPSLGIRLGPVGLEAVLLGGNAMMVNAGYRFK